Proteins encoded within one genomic window of Vidua macroura isolate BioBank_ID:100142 chromosome 2, ASM2450914v1, whole genome shotgun sequence:
- the LOC128803734 gene encoding protein-lysine methyltransferase METTL21E-like: MDLTSSQHNHLKNQGVREFKRQEGEKEDEQIVAKIMERRFFPDHIAYKTWEGFHFAGHEIRITEATDCYGAVVWPSALVLCYFLETNSKQCNLVDKNVIEIGAGTGLVSIVASLLGAFVTATDLPELLGNLQYNILQNTKQKCKHQPCVKELSWGIDLEKNFPRSSCHFDYIMAADVVYHHPFLDELLLTFDHLCKNDTVILWVMKFRLEKENRFVDRFRTLFDLEMISNFPSLNIALYKAMRKGRMKARPSKLKV; the protein is encoded by the exons ATGGATTTGACATCATCACAGCATAATCATCTAAAGAATCAAGGGGTCAGAGAATTCAAAAGACAAGAGG gggaaaaagaagatgaaCAGATAGTTGCAAAAATCATGGAGAGGCGTTTTTTTCCTGATCATATAGCTTATAAGACTTGGGAAGGCTTTCACTTTGCTGGCCATGAGATAAGAATTACAGAAGCCACTGATTGTTACGGGGCAGTCGTCTGGCCATCG GCTCTtgttctgtgttattttttgGAAACTAATTCTAAACAATGCAATTTGGTTGACAAAAATGTGATTGAAATTGGAGCTGGAACTGGCTTGGTCTCCATAGTAGCCAGTTTGCTGG gtgcctttgtgactgCCACAGATTTGCCAGAACTACTGGGAAACCTTCAGTACAACATTCTCCAAAATacaaagcagaaatgcaaacaCCAGCCTTGTGTTAAGGAGTTGTCTTGGGGAATTGATCTGGAAAAGAACTTTCCTAGGTCTTCCTGTCACTTTGACTACATTATGGCTGCTGATGTAGTTTACCACCATCCATTCCTAGATGAACTCCTCCTAACTTTTGATCACTTGTGCAAGAATGATACTGTTATTCTGTGGGTCATGAAATTTAGGCTGGAGAAAGAGAACCGATTTGTGGACAGATTTCGGACACTATTTGACTTAGAGATGATTTCTAATTTTCCCAGTTTGAACATAGCCTTGTATAAAGCAATGAGGAAAGGCAGGATGAAAGCCAGACCTTCCAAACTGAAGGTCTGA